Genomic DNA from Bosea sp. (in: a-proteobacteria):
CGCCATTTCGTCCTCGAGCTGCGCAAGGCGCTGCACCATCTTTTCAAGCGTGTCATTCACCGCGCCGATCGCGCCGAGGGTGCGCCTGTCGATCGAGAGATGCACATCCTTGAGTCCCGCGAGGTCATCGCGCAGCCCGCTCAGATCCGGCATGGTTGCGTCCGGAGCCGGGGAGCGGGCCATTGCTTCGGCCACGGCGGCGCGCGCCGCGCGGTCGACGGCGCTGGCCGTTTCGTCGCGCAGCCCGCCGAGCGAGCGCATCAGGTCCTGCAAGGTCCGCTCGAGGCCATCGTTGGCGACGGTCGCCGCCGGCTGGATGTCGAGCCGGTCCGCGAGCGCTGCGATCTGACGTTCAAGGCCCTTCAGGCCCTTGGCTTCGGTTTCGGGTCGGGACGTTTCCTCGAGCTTGCGGGCCAGATCGGCGATCATGTCCTCGATCGGCGTGAGGTCCAGCTTCTGGAGGTCCTGCCGGTCGTGGGCTACGGTTTCGGGCCGGGACGATTCCTCGAACTTGCGGGCCAGATCGGCGATCATGTCCTCGATCGGCGTGAGGTCCAGCTTCTGGAGGTCCTGCCGGTCGTGGGCTACGGTTTCGGGCCGGGACGATTCCTCGAGCTTGCGGGCCAGATTGGCGATCATGTCCTCGATCGGCGTGAGGTCCAGCTTCTGGAGGTCCTGCCGGTCGTGGGCTACGGTTTCGGGCCGGGACGATTCCTCGAACTTGCGGGCCAGATTGGCGATCATGTCCTCGATCGGCGCAAGGTCCAGCTTCTGGAGGTCCTGCCGGTCGTGGGCTACGGTTTCGGGCCGGGACGATTCCTCGAACTTGCGGGCCAGATCGGCGATCATGTCCTCGATCGGCGCAAGGTCCAGCTTCTGGAGGTCCTGCTCAGCCGGAGCCTGCGAGCTGGCCAGCGCTTCGATCCGGGCGGCGAGCTTGTCGATCTGCTTTTCGATCCCGGCCGGGCTGCGCTGGGCGAGAGCCTCGATCTGGTCGGACAGCCGGTCCACGCGCTCCATGAGCTGGGCACCGCCCCGTCCGGACATGTCGTCGAGCTTGAGCGCAAGATCCTCGATGCGCCGCGCCAGAGCATCGGATTCCGGCTGAGTGCGCTGGGCAAGCTGGTCCAGCTTGTGCGACAGCAGCGAAAAACTCCTCGCGCTCGCCGTTCCGGCCGGCAGGAACCTGGTTGATCGCCGCCGAGACCGTCTGCATCTGGCGCTCGATCCGCTGCAGCAACCCGTGGCCGATGCCGCTGGCGTCGCGCGTCTCGCGCAACAGCGCTTCGCGCATGTCCTCGATGGCGCGCTCGACCTCGCCAGCCGGATTGGCGCGCCCGATCTCCTCGCGGACCCGACTGATGTCATTGGCAAGCTTGGCGATCTGGCTCGACAGGTTATCGAGGCGCGGTGCCTGGGAAGTCCGGGTCAGCGCGTCCTTGAGGCTTGCGAGCTCCTGCACGGCGGCGGCGATGAGACGGGGTTCATGCGCATGCGCGGCGAGGTCCTCGATGCGGGCCCCAAGGCGCTGGATCTCGGTCTCGACGCGGCCAAAGCGAGTGCTCGGATCCTGCTGCTGCAGCCGCGACAGTTCAGCCTCGATCCGCGCCAGCGGCCGGGCCAGTTCGTCGAGCGGCGCCGGCTCGCGCATGTCGAGGCGCTGGGCGAGCTCGCGGATGCTGTCTTCGAGGCGCGAGGACGCGGGAGCCGAGGCGAGGCCGGCGATCTCGCTGCGCAGCTGTGCGAGATCCGCGCGCAGGTCGTTCATCAGCGGGGTCACGTCGGCGCGGCGTTCGGACATACGGCGCTCGCCATGGGGCAGGCTCACGACGCGGTCCAGATCCTCGCGCAGGTTCTGCATCACTGCGGCGGGCCGTCGGCGGTCAGGTCCGGCCTCCAGCTCGCGCTGTCGGTTCTGGATGTCGGAAATCGCGTGGCTGAGCCCTTCGCGGGAGAGCGTGGGGCGCCGGCCCGAAGGGGGCTGGGCCACCAGGGTCTCCGCCCGGGAGGCTTCGCCCGAGCCGCCTTGCGCCTTGCGCTCCACATCGGAGACGCGGGACGATACGGTCTTGATCGCATCGGCGATCACGCTGGTGGCGCGCTCCTGCCGCTCGGCGGAGGCGCGCTCGGCCGCGGCCATCCGGCTTTCGGCCTTCTCGATCCAATCGACGATGGATTCCAGCGCCGTGGTCGTCTTGGCTTCCGCATCGCGGGTGCGCAGTTCGAGCTGCGCGGCCTGATTGAGCAGGACGTGGAGGTCAGAGCGGCTCTGGCTGCCGGCGCCTGAAGCGTGCCACGTGCCGCGCTCCATGGCCGCGCCCGATCCCGAGCGCGAGAGGCGCTGCAGGCGGCTGCGCAGGTCGTAGCGCTGGGCGTCATGCGCGGGCTGCGTCTCGTGCCCTGACTTGAGCGCTTCCTCGCGGATGACATGCTCGAGCCAGTCGCTCACGCTCATGCCAGCACGGCGCGCCGCGTCACGTGCGGCCTCGCGCGTGTTCACGTCAATTCCCTTGACGTTCCAGGGCAGGCTTTGGGCCATCGCTCACTCGCCGCGGGGCGCATCTCCAACCGGTCCCTGACAACGCCCCCCGTCTGGCGTTCTCGCTTTGGGAGGCTGGCGCGAACCGACGAAGCCGATCAGGATGCTGATGCGAATCGCCGGACGTTCCAGCCGAAGCCCGATGTAGGCAACTTTTTCCGTTTTATGGTTAACAGCGGGTTAAGAGGTCTTGAAAAACCGTTTATGCGCCTTTATTTTACCATTGCCGGCTGTGGAAAACATGAATTTTGCGCAATGAGTTAACCGCAAGATGACGCCGTTCAGACAATTTGATAGTGGTCAGTAGGCGTCCGAAATTTTTTCAGACAGGATTTGAGGCGGCGCGTCTTTTTCGTGATCGTTTTTTCCAACCCATTACGGTGTCATGTGCCATGCACGAAGCTTACGAAATGTCATCTCGCGACGAATCCGGCGAAGCCGGAACCTCCGGTGGCGAATGGTCGACGATCGGCGATATTGCGCGCGATTTTGAAGTGACCTTGCGAACCCTGCGTTTTTACGAGGCGCGGGGCCTGCTGTCGCCACGCCGCGAAGGCATGAACCGCTTCTACTCGGAGCAGGATCGCGTCCGCCTCTCCCTCATCCTCAAGGGCAAGAAGCTTGGCTTCACGCTCACCGAGATCCGCGCCATGGTCGCGCAGAACGCGGAGAGCAAGTCCGGCCTGAAGCTGACGCTTCCCCAGATCGAGGAGCAGCTCAAGCTGCTGCGCAGCCAGCTTTGCGAATGCCAGTCCGCCATCGAGGAGCTTGAGGAGCGCCGCGACGTCCTGCTCGGCCCCAATAAGGGCTGAAGAAGGGCTTCAAGCTCCGCTGTCTGCCGTTGGGGCGCTTTCCATACGAATTGCTATGACTTCTGCAGGGCGGCCATCATCCTGATGCGCCGCCTTTCCTGTGGGCTGCGTCAGCCGGTGGCCTGATCGCAGCGGTTCTGCCCAAGGGCTGGCGTGCCAAGGTATGGCGTGCCAAGGGCTGGCGCGCCGATTTCTTGCGAGCCAGTCTTTCCATCTGCGGCAAGATAGTTTACATATGAACGATCTGTCGGCCACGCCGCCGCCGCGCCAGGTCACAGGCCTGAAGCGGCCGCGAGGATTGTGGCCTTGATCCGAGGGAGATTGAGCGATGCCGGTCTACAAGGCGCCTGTTGAAGATGTGATGTTCCTGCTGAATGATGTGTTTCCGATCGAACGCTACAACAATCTGCCGGGCTTCGCCGACGCCACGCCCGATGTCGTCGAGGCCATCGTCAGCGAAGGCGCGAAGCTCTGCGAAGAGGTCTTCCAGCCCGTAAACCTGTCCGGCGACAAGGAAGGCTGCACCCGGCATCCGGATGGCTCG
This window encodes:
- a CDS encoding MerR family transcriptional regulator; protein product: MHEAYEMSSRDESGEAGTSGGEWSTIGDIARDFEVTLRTLRFYEARGLLSPRREGMNRFYSEQDRVRLSLILKGKKLGFTLTEIRAMVAQNAESKSGLKLTLPQIEEQLKLLRSQLCECQSAIEELEERRDVLLGPNKG